The following proteins are co-located in the Pedobacter frigiditerrae genome:
- a CDS encoding glycosyltransferase family 4 protein, whose translation MAIANGLNSDIIILSHINLLTIAYFVKLVKKKTRIIILAHGIEVWRNISPWKRFFLNKHIEIWAVSEFTSNVLQEKHHIKKSKIQVLNNCLDPYLEVPSVFKKPQYLTDRYQLKENQPALLTISRLSSSELYKGYDLIITAMPKLLEKYPNLVYVLGGKADASEKIRLTKLIAKNNLQQHVCLADYIPDKELIDHFLLADVFVMPSKKEGFGIVFIEAVACGCPVIAGNLDGSKDALLNGELGILINPESTGELITAIDKVITRGKSEAHSLSLQQKCLSHFSYELYMEKVIGLLNPNQRA comes from the coding sequence ATGGCTATTGCAAATGGATTAAATAGCGACATCATCATCCTAAGTCATATTAATTTACTAACCATTGCCTATTTCGTCAAATTAGTCAAAAAAAAAACAAGGATCATTATCCTAGCCCATGGCATTGAGGTATGGCGTAATATTAGTCCCTGGAAAAGATTTTTTTTAAACAAACACATAGAAATTTGGGCAGTTAGTGAATTTACCTCGAATGTTTTACAAGAAAAACACCATATAAAGAAAAGTAAGATACAGGTGTTGAATAATTGTTTGGATCCTTACTTGGAAGTTCCTTCAGTTTTTAAGAAGCCTCAGTATTTAACTGATAGATACCAATTAAAAGAAAATCAACCAGCCTTACTGACCATTAGCCGTTTATCGTCTTCAGAGCTTTATAAAGGTTACGACTTGATTATTACCGCAATGCCAAAGCTTTTAGAAAAATACCCAAACTTGGTTTATGTCTTGGGTGGCAAAGCCGATGCAAGTGAAAAAATAAGATTAACAAAACTTATTGCAAAAAATAACCTTCAACAGCATGTATGTTTAGCAGATTATATTCCTGATAAAGAATTAATAGATCATTTTTTGTTGGCAGATGTTTTTGTTATGCCTAGCAAAAAAGAAGGCTTTGGTATTGTATTTATTGAGGCTGTTGCTTGCGGTTGCCCAGTAATTGCAGGTAATTTAGACGGCAGTAAAGATGCTTTGCTAAACGGTGAGTTAGGTATATTAATTAATCCAGAATCTACTGGAGAGTTGATTACCGCAATTGATAAGGTGATTACTCGAGGTAAAAGTGAGGCACATAGTTTATCGCTGCAACAAAAATGTTTATCGCATTTTAGTTATGAGCTGTATATGGAGAAAGTTATAGGGCTTTTGAATCCTAACCAACGAGCGTGA
- the asnB gene encoding asparagine synthase (glutamine-hydrolyzing), which translates to MCRIAGIIDIKQELTLISKKVQKMCAVMAHGGPDGEGVYESKKNNLAFGHRRLALIDLSATGHQPMLYNDEYVITFNGEIYNYLILKKELQDLGFHFNTQSDTEVILIGFACWGIAVFEKLSGMFAFALYDKKAELTYLVRDQSGIKPLYYSAINQQLIFASEVKAFKILTIAEDPNWKIYFLAFGHIPEPYTTLKDVFMLPKAHYLKWDHQNNSLETFSFHQENYETVIDEREYAEKEIKKTLADAVARHLIADEPIGIFLSGGIDSSLLTLLANQLQQKNSQALHTLSINFKDEQFSEKSYQDLVLKEVNSDHYEYTLDEKTFGKHFPAALAAMDQPTADGINSWFVNHYAKQNGLKAFLSGVGADELFGGYPSFSRMGTVNFLSSLPTSLLKMGIKIKANSLKRTYYLHYKNTIGKYLFLRGFFTPDEISKLLTIPISTVDSILKNLPVSNIPSSLGAEEQASWLETNLYMQNQLLKDTDFMSMQHGIEIRVPFLDKELVKLINTLSNAVKYKTSKKKGLLIDSFINLLPRKIWDRPKMGFTFPFQDWLNSNSYFQQQLATCTNERAKELISNFKTGNLHWSKAMAIYQVFKKVDE; encoded by the coding sequence AGGTGCAAAAGATGTGCGCTGTAATGGCACATGGCGGGCCAGATGGCGAGGGTGTTTATGAGAGTAAAAAAAACAACCTTGCTTTTGGGCATCGCCGATTGGCATTGATAGATCTTTCTGCTACCGGCCATCAGCCTATGCTTTATAATGACGAATACGTTATTACTTTTAATGGTGAAATTTATAATTACCTCATCCTTAAAAAGGAATTACAAGATTTAGGCTTTCATTTTAATACGCAAAGTGATACAGAAGTAATTTTAATTGGTTTTGCTTGTTGGGGTATAGCAGTATTCGAAAAGCTATCAGGTATGTTTGCTTTTGCGCTTTATGACAAAAAAGCCGAGCTTACGTATTTGGTAAGGGATCAATCAGGGATTAAACCACTCTACTACTCAGCCATTAACCAACAATTGATTTTTGCCTCAGAAGTTAAAGCTTTTAAAATATTAACAATAGCCGAAGATCCAAATTGGAAGATCTACTTTTTAGCATTTGGCCACATACCAGAGCCTTATACCACGCTAAAAGATGTATTCATGCTACCTAAAGCTCACTACCTAAAGTGGGATCATCAAAACAACAGCTTGGAAACCTTTAGCTTTCATCAAGAAAATTATGAAACTGTAATTGATGAGCGTGAATATGCAGAAAAGGAGATTAAAAAAACCTTGGCCGATGCGGTGGCCCGTCACCTCATTGCCGATGAACCCATTGGAATTTTTTTAAGTGGAGGTATAGATAGTAGTTTACTTACATTATTAGCCAATCAGCTACAACAGAAAAATTCGCAAGCCTTACATACCCTTTCCATTAATTTTAAGGACGAGCAATTCTCTGAGAAAAGTTACCAAGACTTGGTTCTAAAGGAAGTGAACAGCGACCATTATGAATATACATTAGACGAAAAAACCTTCGGCAAACATTTCCCAGCCGCTTTGGCAGCAATGGACCAGCCCACCGCAGACGGAATCAACTCATGGTTTGTTAATCATTATGCTAAACAAAATGGTTTAAAAGCTTTTTTATCAGGCGTTGGTGCCGACGAATTATTTGGTGGTTATCCTTCCTTTAGCAGAATGGGTACCGTTAATTTTTTAAGTAGCTTACCTACTTCTCTTTTAAAAATGGGGATAAAGATTAAGGCAAACAGCTTAAAAAGAACATATTACCTTCATTATAAAAATACAATTGGTAAATACTTGTTTTTGAGGGGTTTTTTTACGCCCGATGAGATTAGCAAATTACTTACCATACCTATCTCCACTGTTGATTCGATTTTAAAAAACTTACCTGTTTCAAATATACCAAGTTCTTTAGGCGCCGAAGAGCAAGCGAGTTGGTTAGAAACCAATTTATACATGCAAAATCAGCTACTAAAAGATACTGATTTCATGAGCATGCAACATGGTATTGAAATAAGAGTTCCGTTTTTAGATAAGGAACTGGTGAAATTAATAAATACCCTATCTAATGCCGTTAAATATAAAACCAGCAAGAAAAAAGGCTTATTAATAGATAGTTTCATTAACCTGTTGCCTCGCAAAATTTGGGACAGGCCTAAAATGGGTTTCACTTTTCCTTTTCAGGATTGGTTAAACAGTAACAGCTATTTTCAGCAACAATTGGCTACTTGCACAAACGAAAGGGCTAAAGAGCTCATTTCTAATTTTAAAACTGGCAATCTGCATTGGTCTAAAGCAATGGCCATCTATCAGGTTTTTAAGAAGGTTGATGAATAA